In Procambarus clarkii isolate CNS0578487 chromosome 50, FALCON_Pclarkii_2.0, whole genome shotgun sequence, one genomic interval encodes:
- the LOC138351565 gene encoding uncharacterized protein — MLERIILNRLLHKIGRLGKGVNEFVKGRRQANCIVNYLVNNKAKYSVFVDIKGAFDKAQGIAILDELACLDAKRRLMKWIEHFLTGKKAKVCFNGAISRTTSMELGTLQGGISRPTQINILMNAIANIELPDLVQQVGYADDAQQAPNLGKLNSPKSLEGNVVNSVSLSQQTRQKHTLITSREKMKNYKLMV, encoded by the coding sequence atgcttgaaaggatcatcctaaaccgactgttgcacaaaataggcaggctaGGGAAGGGGGTCAAtgaatttgttaaaggacggagacaagcaaattgtatagttaattacttggttaATAACAAAGCTAAGtattctgtatttgttgacatcaaaggagccttcgacaaagcacaagggattgcgatcctggacgagcttgcatgcctgGATGCCaagaggagactcatgaaatggattgaacACTTTCTCACAGGGAagaaagccaaggtctgcttcaatggagcaatcTCGAGAACAACGAGTATGGAACTTGGGACCCTGCAAGGAGGGATCTCAAGGCCCACACAAATTAacatacttatgaacgccattgcaaatattgaactTCCGGATTTAGTACAACAAGTGGGGTATGCAGATGATGCCCAACAAGCTCCCAACTTGGGAAAATTAAACAGTCCAaagtccttggaaggaaatgtagtgaactcggtttcactctctcaacaaacaagacaaaagcatactctcatcacaagcagggagaaaatgaagaactacaaattaatggtgtaa